A stretch of Exiguobacterium sp. BMC-KP DNA encodes these proteins:
- the priA gene encoding primosomal protein N', with protein MIAEVIVDVAAATVDRPFDYAVPELWQELIVPGMRVEVPFGPRALLGIVVGTKATSDLTNVKSIVRVLDETPTYTEELLELSAYLSETTLCFQATALLAMLPAALKVSYDKLVMVESGPLRIYHGKKMSQLPTEVQQIVLTAAKQAEVTLQPVIREKKTSKTDKRIRLLEEQATFTKQASQQAALYTYIQEFPNALWSEVKQATGATSATLNALEKKHIIQVETIDVRRNPYEHLVQDIFVPSSLTEKQQEAVSSITAEAETGTFLLHGVTGSGKTEVYLESIHAQLERGRQAILLVPEISLTPMMVKRFKRRFGERVAVLHSGLSLGEKYDEWRKIAQGEVDVVVGARSAVFAPLTNIGIIILDEEHETTYKQEENPRYHTRDVAKWRAAYHRCPVVLGSATPLLETYARAQKGVYRYLPLRERFGGELPPVDIVDMRKELERGNRTPFSLALVEGIKERIERGEQTVLLLNRRGYTTFVLCRDCGETLQCPHCAVNLTYHQHEDRLKCHYCGFEAAMPKTCPSCESTKIRQFGTGTQKIEEELAHLIPEARIIRMDQDTTSRKGAHEKLLDAFERKEGNILLGTQMIAKGLDFPNVTLVGVIAADATLGIPDFRASERTFQLITQVSGRAGRGQLAGQSIIQTYNPEHYVIQTAKQHDFETFYKREMQLRKLGGHPPFWFLGLITVSAAHPLEAQAEAQQIASELRAFESEDLVVNGPFDAPLARLKNMYRQQVLIKHKGQEDVRTHLRDILSRRQKSKTQVAIDLNPFVFM; from the coding sequence ATGATTGCCGAAGTCATCGTCGACGTCGCAGCAGCAACCGTCGATCGTCCGTTTGATTACGCTGTTCCGGAACTCTGGCAAGAGTTGATCGTTCCCGGGATGCGCGTTGAGGTGCCATTCGGTCCACGTGCGTTGCTTGGGATTGTCGTCGGAACGAAAGCGACGTCTGATTTGACAAACGTCAAATCAATCGTGCGTGTTCTCGATGAAACGCCAACCTATACGGAGGAATTGCTCGAGTTATCCGCTTATCTATCAGAAACGACATTGTGTTTTCAAGCGACGGCATTACTCGCGATGCTGCCTGCTGCCTTAAAGGTGAGTTATGATAAACTGGTCATGGTAGAATCAGGTCCCCTGCGGATCTATCACGGTAAGAAAATGAGTCAATTACCAACGGAAGTGCAGCAAATCGTTTTGACGGCAGCGAAGCAAGCTGAAGTGACACTTCAACCGGTCATTCGCGAAAAAAAGACATCTAAAACGGATAAACGAATCCGTCTTCTTGAGGAACAGGCAACCTTTACGAAACAAGCGAGCCAACAAGCGGCGCTTTATACCTATATCCAGGAATTCCCGAACGCCCTGTGGAGTGAAGTGAAGCAGGCAACAGGTGCAACGAGTGCGACATTGAATGCACTGGAGAAAAAGCACATCATTCAAGTCGAGACGATCGATGTGCGACGGAATCCGTATGAACATCTCGTCCAAGATATCTTTGTTCCATCCTCTTTAACAGAGAAACAACAGGAAGCTGTCTCGTCGATTACCGCTGAAGCAGAGACCGGAACGTTCTTGTTACACGGTGTAACAGGAAGCGGGAAAACGGAAGTGTATCTTGAGTCGATTCATGCCCAACTTGAACGCGGTAGACAAGCGATCTTGCTCGTTCCTGAGATTAGTCTGACACCAATGATGGTCAAACGGTTCAAACGTCGTTTTGGCGAACGTGTTGCCGTCTTGCATAGCGGATTATCGCTCGGAGAAAAATATGATGAATGGCGCAAAATTGCTCAAGGGGAAGTCGATGTCGTCGTCGGGGCACGGTCCGCCGTCTTTGCACCGCTAACGAACATCGGAATCATCATTCTCGATGAAGAACATGAAACAACCTATAAACAAGAAGAAAATCCACGCTATCACACGCGAGATGTTGCGAAGTGGCGAGCGGCCTATCATCGCTGTCCGGTTGTACTCGGTAGTGCGACGCCATTACTTGAGACGTATGCACGGGCACAAAAAGGGGTCTATCGCTATTTACCGCTTCGGGAACGCTTCGGTGGGGAATTACCGCCTGTCGACATCGTTGATATGCGTAAGGAACTGGAGCGGGGTAATCGTACGCCGTTTAGCCTCGCATTAGTCGAAGGGATCAAAGAACGCATCGAACGCGGTGAACAGACAGTCTTACTTTTGAACCGTCGCGGGTACACGACGTTCGTCTTATGTCGGGATTGTGGGGAGACGTTGCAATGTCCGCATTGTGCCGTCAATTTAACGTATCATCAGCATGAAGATCGGTTGAAGTGCCACTATTGTGGGTTTGAAGCCGCGATGCCCAAGACTTGTCCGTCCTGTGAATCGACGAAAATTCGTCAGTTCGGAACCGGTACACAAAAGATTGAGGAAGAGTTGGCGCATTTGATTCCGGAAGCGCGAATCATCCGGATGGATCAGGACACGACGTCGCGTAAAGGAGCGCATGAGAAGTTACTCGATGCCTTTGAACGCAAAGAAGGAAACATTCTGCTCGGAACACAGATGATCGCAAAAGGTCTCGACTTTCCGAACGTTACACTCGTCGGGGTGATTGCTGCCGATGCGACGCTTGGTATTCCAGATTTTCGGGCAAGTGAGCGCACGTTCCAGTTGATCACTCAAGTATCCGGTCGTGCCGGACGAGGTCAACTCGCCGGACAGTCGATCATCCAGACGTATAATCCGGAACATTACGTCATTCAAACTGCCAAACAGCATGATTTCGAAACGTTCTATAAGCGAGAGATGCAGTTGCGCAAGCTCGGCGGGCATCCACCGTTTTGGTTCCTTGGTCTGATTACAGTCTCAGCAGCGCATCCGCTCGAAGCACAAGCAGAAGCGCAGCAAATCGCTTCCGAGCTTCGTGCCTTTGAATCTGAGGATTTAGTCGTCAATGGACCGTTTGATGCACCACTCGCTCGACTGAAAAATATGTATCGGCAACAGGTCTTAATTAAACATAAAGGACAGGAGGATGTCCGGACACATCTCCGTGATATCTTATCCCGTCGTCAAAAATCAAAAACACAAGTCGCGATTGACTTGAATCCATTTGTATTCATGTGA
- the rsmB gene encoding 16S rRNA (cytosine(967)-C(5))-methyltransferase RsmB, which translates to MNVRDAAVTTLMKIGQGGAFSTITVHQMLEKRAISASDVGLFTELVYGTLSRELTLDYILEPYLAKQKKLDPFMRPLLRMSVYQLFYLDRVPDHAVIHEAVEIAKKRGKVHVSKVVNGVLRNVLRAGMPDFNEIEPVAKRISIETSHPQWLVERWIELFGTDETLRICQLNNTPAPVTVRINRTKTTPEEAIALLLDQGVTAKPSAVAPDGLEIERGSVQKTDLIERGYLSLQDESSMLVARALGAKTSDYVLDSCAAPGGKAMHIAEGLTTGTLQALDLHPHKIKLIDQQAMRLGLTTVKAEALDARKAGERFEAESFDRILVDAPCSGLGVIRRKPDIKWTKRPEQLEQLPKIQRDILTSVLPLVKKGGTFVYSTCTIDPVENEEQTAFILSQGFDFDASFATRMPESVRHLIGDRAELKLLPTTVGTDGFYIAAFKKRED; encoded by the coding sequence ATGAATGTACGCGACGCAGCAGTAACGACACTAATGAAAATCGGACAAGGTGGCGCCTTCTCAACAATTACGGTCCACCAAATGCTTGAAAAACGTGCCATCTCGGCGTCGGATGTCGGCTTGTTCACGGAACTCGTCTACGGGACGCTCAGTCGTGAATTGACGCTTGATTATATTTTAGAACCATATTTAGCGAAACAGAAAAAACTCGATCCATTCATGCGTCCGTTGTTACGAATGAGTGTCTATCAGTTGTTTTATCTTGACCGTGTCCCGGATCATGCCGTCATTCATGAAGCTGTTGAAATTGCCAAAAAACGTGGGAAAGTCCATGTCTCAAAAGTTGTCAATGGGGTCCTTCGGAACGTACTACGTGCAGGTATGCCTGATTTCAACGAGATTGAGCCGGTTGCAAAACGGATTAGTATTGAAACGAGTCATCCGCAATGGCTCGTCGAGCGTTGGATCGAACTGTTCGGTACGGATGAAACGCTACGCATCTGTCAGTTGAATAATACGCCTGCACCGGTCACGGTTCGCATCAATCGGACGAAAACGACTCCGGAAGAAGCAATCGCGCTTCTGCTTGACCAAGGTGTGACGGCAAAACCATCTGCTGTTGCGCCAGACGGTCTCGAAATCGAACGTGGAAGTGTTCAAAAAACCGATTTGATTGAACGGGGATATCTTTCCTTGCAGGATGAGAGTTCAATGCTCGTCGCGCGTGCGCTCGGAGCAAAAACGTCTGATTATGTTCTCGATAGTTGTGCAGCACCTGGTGGGAAGGCAATGCATATTGCTGAAGGCTTGACGACAGGAACATTACAAGCACTTGATCTTCATCCACATAAAATTAAATTGATTGATCAGCAGGCGATGCGATTAGGTCTGACGACTGTCAAAGCAGAAGCGTTAGATGCACGCAAAGCAGGGGAACGCTTCGAAGCAGAATCGTTTGATCGGATTCTTGTCGATGCGCCTTGTTCAGGACTTGGTGTCATTCGGAGAAAGCCGGACATCAAATGGACGAAGCGTCCAGAACAACTTGAACAACTCCCGAAGATTCAACGAGATATTTTGACGTCTGTCTTACCACTCGTCAAAAAGGGTGGAACATTCGTCTATTCGACGTGTACGATAGATCCAGTGGAAAATGAAGAACAGACGGCATTCATCCTCAGTCAGGGATTTGACTTCGATGCGTCCTTTGCTACACGGATGCCAGAATCCGTCCGTCATTTAATTGGGGATCGTGCAGAACTCAAGCTGTTACCGACGACAGTCGGAACAGATGGTTTCTACATCGCGGCCTTTAA
- the fmt gene encoding methionyl-tRNA formyltransferase → MGTPEFAAGTLREVIDAGYDVVGVVSQPDKPVGRKREVKPTPVKLVAMEHDIPVLQPKRIRDDYQDVLDLNPDLIITAAYGQIVPTAILEAPRFGAINVHASLLPKYRGGAPIHQAIIDGEKETGVTIMYMVDRLDAGDMLSKIIVPIEENDTAGSMFEKLADAGARLLLETLPHLLAGELTPEAQVEEEATFAPNISRERERLDFTLPGESLYDQIRGMNPFPSTYTMLGTDRLKVFFATKVAGTGRPGEIIALEADGPVIATGSETALKLIDLQPSGKKRMDGATFMRGIGQSLELGQQVGENA, encoded by the coding sequence ATGGGTACGCCTGAGTTTGCAGCAGGAACGCTGCGTGAAGTCATCGATGCCGGATATGATGTCGTCGGCGTCGTCTCACAACCGGATAAACCAGTCGGACGAAAACGAGAAGTCAAACCGACACCTGTAAAACTCGTCGCGATGGAACACGACATTCCTGTGTTGCAACCGAAGCGTATTCGTGATGATTACCAGGACGTGCTTGATCTAAATCCAGACCTCATCATCACAGCAGCCTACGGTCAGATCGTCCCGACAGCTATTCTCGAAGCACCACGTTTTGGGGCGATTAATGTTCACGCGTCACTCTTACCGAAATATCGTGGAGGTGCACCGATTCACCAAGCGATCATTGATGGAGAAAAAGAGACAGGCGTGACAATTATGTATATGGTTGATCGGCTAGACGCAGGTGATATGTTGTCAAAAATCATCGTTCCAATCGAAGAGAACGATACAGCCGGTTCGATGTTTGAGAAGTTAGCGGACGCAGGAGCGCGCCTCTTACTTGAAACGTTACCACATCTATTAGCAGGTGAATTGACACCGGAAGCGCAAGTCGAGGAAGAAGCAACATTTGCACCAAACATTTCACGTGAGCGGGAACGACTTGATTTTACGCTACCGGGTGAGTCACTCTACGATCAAATTCGTGGGATGAATCCATTCCCGAGTACGTATACGATGCTTGGAACAGACCGATTAAAAGTCTTTTTCGCAACGAAAGTCGCAGGAACGGGACGACCGGGTGAAATCATCGCATTAGAAGCTGATGGTCCAGTCATCGCAACGGGTTCCGAGACAGCGTTGAAGTTGATTGATTTACAGCCGTCAGGAAAAAAACGAATGGATGGTGCCACGTTCATGCGGGGGATCGGTCAATCGCTTGAACTCGGACAACAAGTAGGTGAGAACGCATGA